In Gemmata obscuriglobus, a single genomic region encodes these proteins:
- a CDS encoding sigma-70 family RNA polymerase sigma factor, with the protein MVEANTTAAVQCYLDELASDAPAEPVVRALLGRAVRRLNQLCATLLYRNYPRLTRPPLNLQSNELLGAVVERLLKALREARPATVRDFFALAAQHMRWELNDLARCLDEQPDTVAIDGRVPAPPGSDSGLSSECRRIIAVIDTLPPEEREVFDLVRLQGMTQVEAAAVLGVATRTVRRRLDRGLLLLAERLSDLRPGDTRPETP; encoded by the coding sequence TTGGTCGAGGCAAACACCACGGCCGCGGTCCAGTGCTATTTAGACGAATTGGCCAGTGACGCGCCCGCCGAACCGGTCGTCCGGGCGCTGCTCGGGCGCGCGGTCCGCCGGCTGAACCAGTTGTGCGCCACGCTCCTTTACCGCAACTACCCGCGCCTGACCCGGCCGCCCCTCAACTTGCAGTCCAACGAGTTGCTCGGGGCCGTCGTGGAGCGCCTCCTCAAGGCCCTCCGGGAAGCACGGCCGGCGACCGTGCGGGACTTCTTCGCCCTCGCGGCCCAGCACATGCGATGGGAACTCAACGACCTGGCCCGCTGCCTCGACGAGCAGCCGGACACGGTCGCGATCGACGGGCGGGTGCCCGCGCCGCCCGGCAGCGACTCCGGCCTGAGTTCGGAGTGCCGGCGGATCATTGCCGTGATCGACACCCTGCCCCCGGAGGAGCGCGAGGTGTTCGACCTGGTGCGGTTGCAGGGGATGACGCAGGTCGAAGCCGCGGCGGTGCTCGGCGTCGCCACCCGGACGGTGCGGCGGAGGCTGGACCGCGGCTTGTTGCTGCTGGCGGAGCGCCTGAGCGACCTGCGGCCGGGCGACACACGCCCTGAAACACCTTGA
- a CDS encoding serine/threonine-protein kinase, with amino-acid sequence MSDDPRVQKLLEELLATDSTPEAVCSSCAELLPVVRERWQRVVRTRAELDAMFPPEADSGSDLRSPPVGDVPLPDVPGYEVETVLGAGGMGVVFKARHMRLNRVVALKMALAGAYAGAHERERFQREAESIAALRHPNVVQVHDVGDSAGKPYFTMEYVEGGSLAEKLAGTPLPAGTAAALVADLAAAVHAAHSAGIIHRDLKPGNVLLTADGTPKISDFGLARRLGGQAGLTRTGAGLGTPSYMAPEQARGTAAAVGPPADIYALGAILYETLTGRPPFRAESSAETVHQLLNQDPVPPSRLNGKVPRDLETICLKCLRKEPRLRYATADALNDDLRRVLRGDAIAARPEGRTRRAMRAVRRHPTLAVGVTAGVLLAALVLAGGLWLLFDRAVVERAVADDLTEIDDRLQKRSFGEARATIERAQARLGSRESPALRRQLHLRLRDCDLADRLERINLDSAIIIDSLAGFEQADKNYDEALGEHGIGRHGDDPEAVAARVRESRLHATLLAALDRWSVVIRTPGRVEWVLKVADLAEPDRTPWRRDARNPDLRRDRKVLLGLIARARVEEESAALLLAVSSALRDNNKLQPGRAGQREFDRVRIQDSEHQIPFLTKVQRGHPNDLWANIYLGYALVLGNKPDEAVRYFQAVVALRPRWQVGHHSLGLALGAPASSRGPERFEEAVAYFRKALELEPNSAKTNHSLASALGSAGRHDEAIAQVEAALRFNYDVGKLRSTLAASLKAKGRIEECLVQYKLALALEPDNPLVLNGYRAALLQAGRCAELRPVWGKLLDGERPAHSDWYGYAELCLFLGEEGEYRRARRALLDRFGTNDFPTIAERTARACLLRPASGEELSKVVALADLAARTDPKKAGALHPYYQFVKGLAEYRQGHFERAIAVMRGDASKMSGPLPQLVLSMALHQTRKGAEARKVFAAAMLAHEWREGKGDMPDGWIRHVLRREAERMIVPNLAALVDGKQRPRDNDERLAMIGICRFENRFAALARIYTEAFAADPRLAEAHRLAAARVAVQAGCGHGTDAGSLGEAERRNWRAQARKWLGEDYSGGAWALDQDFNKLRTLVNQAFARWLNEPELAGIRDPAELEKLPASERSECQELWAKVHALLELTSKPK; translated from the coding sequence GTGTCCGATGACCCGCGTGTCCAGAAGTTGCTCGAAGAGTTGCTCGCCACCGACTCCACGCCCGAAGCGGTCTGTAGCTCGTGCGCCGAACTGCTGCCCGTGGTCCGCGAGCGGTGGCAGCGGGTGGTCCGCACGCGGGCCGAACTCGACGCCATGTTCCCACCCGAGGCCGATTCCGGCTCGGACCTTCGTTCCCCGCCCGTGGGAGACGTTCCGCTCCCCGATGTTCCGGGTTACGAGGTCGAAACCGTTCTCGGCGCGGGGGGCATGGGCGTCGTTTTCAAGGCCCGGCACATGCGCCTCAACCGCGTCGTCGCTTTGAAGATGGCCCTGGCCGGCGCTTACGCCGGGGCGCACGAGCGGGAGCGGTTCCAGCGGGAGGCGGAGTCGATCGCGGCCCTCCGGCACCCCAACGTCGTTCAGGTCCATGACGTCGGCGACTCGGCCGGCAAGCCGTACTTCACGATGGAGTACGTCGAGGGCGGCAGCCTCGCGGAGAAACTGGCCGGCACGCCGTTGCCGGCCGGCACCGCCGCGGCGCTGGTGGCGGACCTGGCGGCGGCCGTACACGCGGCCCACTCCGCCGGAATCATTCACCGGGATCTGAAGCCCGGGAACGTGCTGCTGACGGCCGACGGGACGCCCAAGATCAGCGACTTCGGTCTGGCCCGGCGGCTGGGCGGTCAGGCGGGGCTCACCCGCACCGGCGCCGGCCTCGGCACGCCGAGCTATATGGCGCCCGAACAGGCCCGGGGTACGGCCGCGGCGGTCGGCCCGCCTGCGGACATCTACGCGCTGGGGGCCATCCTCTACGAGACGCTCACGGGGCGCCCGCCGTTTCGCGCGGAGAGTTCGGCGGAAACCGTCCACCAGCTCCTCAACCAGGACCCCGTGCCCCCGTCGCGGCTCAACGGCAAGGTGCCGCGTGACCTGGAAACGATCTGCCTGAAGTGCCTACGCAAAGAGCCGCGGTTGCGCTACGCCACCGCGGACGCCCTCAACGACGATCTCCGGCGCGTTCTCCGCGGCGATGCGATTGCGGCGCGGCCGGAAGGGCGAACGCGCCGCGCGATGCGGGCCGTCCGCCGGCACCCTACGCTTGCTGTTGGCGTCACCGCGGGCGTGTTGCTCGCGGCTCTCGTCCTCGCGGGCGGGTTGTGGCTGCTCTTCGACCGCGCCGTCGTCGAACGGGCGGTGGCGGACGACCTGACTGAGATCGATGACCGGCTGCAAAAAAGGTCGTTCGGAGAAGCACGGGCGACGATCGAGCGGGCGCAGGCCCGGCTCGGCAGCCGCGAATCGCCCGCGCTCCGCCGGCAACTCCATCTACGGTTACGCGATTGCGACCTGGCCGATCGGCTGGAGCGGATCAACCTCGACTCGGCAATCATCATCGACAGCTTGGCCGGATTCGAGCAGGCCGACAAGAACTACGACGAGGCACTTGGGGAACACGGAATCGGGCGGCACGGCGACGACCCCGAGGCGGTCGCGGCCCGGGTCCGCGAATCGAGACTTCACGCGACCTTGCTGGCGGCACTCGACCGCTGGTCCGTCGTGATCCGGACGCCGGGGCGTGTGGAATGGGTTCTGAAGGTGGCGGATCTGGCGGAACCGGATCGCACCCCCTGGCGCAGGGACGCCCGCAACCCGGACCTGCGCCGGGACCGGAAGGTCCTTCTCGGCCTGATCGCGCGCGCCCGCGTCGAGGAGGAGTCGGCGGCCCTGCTCCTGGCGGTCAGTTCGGCGCTGCGGGACAACAACAAGCTCCAGCCCGGCCGGGCGGGGCAACGGGAGTTCGACCGGGTCCGAATTCAGGACAGCGAGCACCAGATCCCGTTCCTCACGAAGGTTCAGCGGGGGCACCCCAACGACCTGTGGGCCAACATCTATCTGGGTTACGCCCTGGTGCTGGGCAACAAGCCGGACGAGGCGGTCCGGTACTTCCAGGCCGTCGTCGCCCTTCGCCCACGCTGGCAGGTCGGTCACCACTCCCTCGGCTTGGCCCTGGGCGCGCCGGCCTCGTCCCGCGGCCCGGAGCGCTTCGAGGAGGCCGTCGCGTACTTCCGAAAAGCTCTGGAACTCGAACCAAATTCGGCCAAGACCAACCACTCGCTCGCCAGCGCGCTCGGGTCCGCGGGGCGGCACGACGAGGCCATCGCGCAGGTCGAAGCCGCGTTGCGTTTCAACTACGATGTGGGCAAGCTCCGTTCGACTTTGGCGGCGAGCCTGAAAGCCAAGGGGCGGATCGAGGAGTGTCTGGTTCAGTACAAGCTTGCGCTCGCCCTGGAACCGGACAACCCGCTCGTCCTGAACGGCTACCGCGCGGCGCTGTTGCAGGCGGGCCGGTGCGCCGAACTGCGCCCCGTTTGGGGCAAATTGTTGGACGGGGAGCGGCCGGCTCACAGCGACTGGTACGGGTACGCCGAGTTGTGCCTCTTCCTGGGCGAGGAGGGGGAGTACCGCCGTGCCCGGCGGGCGCTACTGGACCGGTTCGGAACGAACGATTTTCCGACGATCGCCGAACGCACCGCCCGCGCGTGCCTGCTTCGCCCCGCATCGGGCGAGGAGCTGAGCAAGGTCGTGGCGCTCGCCGACTTGGCCGCCCGAACCGACCCGAAGAAGGCCGGGGCGCTGCACCCGTACTACCAGTTCGTCAAGGGCCTCGCGGAGTACCGCCAGGGGCACTTCGAGCGGGCGATCGCCGTCATGCGCGGCGACGCGTCCAAAATGTCCGGCCCGTTGCCGCAACTCGTACTCAGCATGGCCCTGCACCAGACGCGTAAGGGGGCCGAGGCTCGAAAGGTGTTCGCCGCGGCGATGCTGGCGCACGAGTGGCGCGAGGGCAAAGGGGACATGCCCGACGGCTGGATCCGTCACGTGCTCCGGCGCGAAGCAGAGAGAATGATCGTCCCGAACCTGGCGGCGCTGGTTGACGGAAAGCAGCGGCCGCGGGACAACGACGAGCGCCTGGCCATGATCGGTATTTGCCGGTTCGAGAACCGCTTCGCCGCCCTGGCTCGCATTTACACTGAGGCGTTCGCGGCCGATCCGAGATTGGCGGAGGCCCACCGCCTGGCGGCGGCCCGCGTCGCCGTTCAGGCCGGTTGCGGCCACGGAACCGATGCCGGTAGCCTTGGAGAGGCCGAGCGGAGGAACTGGCGGGCACAGGCGAGGAAGTGGCTGGGCGAAGACTATTCCGGAGGGGCCTGGGCTCTGGACCAGGATTTCAACAAGTTGCGGACCCTTGTGAACCAGGCGTTCGCGAGGTGGCTCAACGAGCCCGAACTGGCGGGCATCCGCGACCCGGCCGAGTTAGAGAAACTGCCTGCGTCTGAACGGTCGGAGTGTCAGGAGTTGTGGGCCAAAGTACACGCTTTACTCGAGTTGACCTCCAAGCCCAAGTAG
- a CDS encoding D-glycero-alpha-D-manno-heptose-1,7-bisphosphate 7-phosphatase encodes MSRDAVFLDRDGTLIEEVHYLARPEQVKLIPGAADAVRRLNAAGVLVVVVTNQGGVARGYFPESRVTEVHEHLAALLAQQGARVDAFYYCPHHPTEGSEAYRVACDCRKPRPGMLLTAARDLDIELSRSWMIGDKPCDAGAGRAAGCRSLLVRTGHGADLPDAVPDLAAAIAVWEQQRAAPAV; translated from the coding sequence ATGTCGCGTGACGCCGTGTTCCTCGACCGCGACGGCACCCTCATCGAAGAGGTTCACTACCTCGCACGCCCGGAGCAGGTGAAGCTCATCCCCGGGGCGGCCGACGCCGTGCGCCGGCTCAACGCCGCGGGCGTGCTCGTGGTGGTGGTCACGAACCAGGGCGGTGTGGCCCGCGGGTATTTCCCCGAAAGCCGGGTGACCGAAGTCCACGAGCACCTCGCCGCGCTCCTCGCTCAGCAAGGTGCGCGGGTCGACGCGTTCTACTACTGCCCGCACCACCCGACTGAAGGCAGTGAGGCGTACCGCGTGGCGTGCGACTGCCGTAAGCCCCGGCCCGGTATGCTGCTGACCGCCGCGCGGGACCTCGACATCGAGTTGTCGCGGTCGTGGATGATCGGCGACAAGCCGTGCGACGCCGGAGCCGGACGCGCCGCCGGGTGCCGTTCGCTCCTCGTGCGCACCGGACACGGGGCCGACCTCCCGGACGCCGTGCCCGATCTTGCAGCCGCGATCGCCGTCTGGGAGCAGCAGCGCGCCGCACCCGCGGTTTAG
- a CDS encoding nucleotidyltransferase family protein, whose amino-acid sequence MTLDLPVIVLCGGLGTRLRSAVPDRPKALAPVGGGQPFLEVQLELLRDRGARRFVLCVGHMADQIEAALGDGRGLGVHIDYVRDGEQLLGTAGALKRAERHFAPAAFVTNGDTYTDVDLGQLLQAHRAARAAGAVATLTLARVADAGRFGSIEFAGGRVTQFREKELGAVGGGWVNSGVYVIGRELLARVPAGEVVSLERDVFPAALRDGLTLAAFPQGAAFHDIGTPDALREFVARREPTHVA is encoded by the coding sequence GTGACACTCGACCTTCCGGTGATCGTGCTGTGCGGCGGGCTCGGCACGCGGCTGCGTTCCGCGGTGCCCGACCGCCCGAAGGCGCTGGCCCCGGTGGGGGGCGGGCAGCCGTTCCTCGAAGTGCAGTTGGAACTCCTGCGCGACCGCGGCGCGCGGCGGTTCGTGCTGTGCGTCGGGCACATGGCCGATCAGATCGAGGCCGCGCTGGGCGACGGGCGCGGCCTCGGCGTCCACATCGACTACGTTCGGGACGGCGAACAGTTGCTCGGCACCGCGGGGGCGCTGAAGCGGGCCGAGCGCCACTTCGCCCCGGCCGCGTTCGTCACCAACGGGGACACGTACACCGACGTGGACCTCGGCCAGTTGCTTCAGGCGCACCGCGCGGCACGTGCGGCCGGGGCGGTCGCGACCCTCACGCTCGCCCGGGTGGCGGACGCGGGGCGGTTCGGTTCGATCGAATTCGCCGGCGGGCGCGTCACGCAGTTTCGCGAGAAGGAGCTAGGGGCGGTCGGCGGCGGGTGGGTCAATTCGGGCGTGTACGTGATCGGGCGCGAACTGCTCGCCCGCGTCCCCGCGGGTGAAGTGGTGTCGCTCGAACGGGACGTGTTTCCGGCCGCCTTGCGCGACGGGCTCACGCTCGCGGCGTTCCCGCAGGGGGCCGCGTTCCACGACATCGGCACGCCGGACGCGCTCCGGGAGTTCGTGGCGCGCCGGGAGCCGACCCATGTCGCGTGA
- the zwf gene encoding glucose-6-phosphate dehydrogenase: MAQPLTIVIFGASGDLTWRKLIPALFNLSQKGKLPPEARIVGVARTPYSDDAYREELKPKVEEILPKGQFDAAKWAEFAARIHYVATDATKPGGCKPLAEWLAANEGSDDARRLYYFSMAPKYYAGISSAMAEEGLNKSDKGYRRLVIEKPFGVNLATAKALNDTMHKNWDEGQLYRIDHYLGKDTVQNILVFRFANTLFEPLWNAQYIDHVQITVAEKVTVAGRGDYYDGSGVMRDMIQNHLLQILTMVAMEDPNRYSAENLRNEKMKVLSTVKVRSEAEAPKVMALGQYDGYLNVDGVKPDSKTPTYAAIKVELDSRRWYGVPFYLRSGKGLKARYSEVLIQFKCPARLMFPLPPGQTLQCNRLRMVIQPNESISINFQTKVPDVDGVSLKPHDLTFDYKKAFSDQALPEAYERLLLDAIQGDASLFMRADEIERAWEIMDPLIAAAEHAAEQPEKYAVGSNGPGGADKLLDCWQPIG, encoded by the coding sequence ATGGCCCAGCCGCTCACCATCGTCATCTTCGGTGCCTCAGGTGATCTCACCTGGCGCAAGCTCATCCCGGCCCTGTTCAACCTGTCCCAGAAGGGCAAACTGCCGCCGGAGGCGCGGATCGTTGGCGTGGCCCGCACCCCGTACTCGGACGACGCGTACCGCGAGGAACTCAAGCCGAAGGTGGAGGAGATCCTGCCGAAGGGGCAGTTCGACGCGGCCAAGTGGGCGGAGTTCGCGGCCCGCATCCACTACGTCGCCACCGACGCCACCAAGCCCGGCGGGTGCAAACCGCTGGCCGAGTGGCTCGCGGCCAACGAGGGCTCCGACGACGCGCGCCGGCTGTACTACTTCTCGATGGCGCCCAAGTACTACGCGGGCATCAGCAGCGCGATGGCCGAGGAGGGGCTGAACAAGAGCGACAAGGGGTACCGCCGGCTGGTCATCGAGAAGCCGTTCGGGGTGAACCTCGCGACCGCCAAGGCGCTCAACGACACGATGCACAAGAACTGGGACGAGGGCCAGCTCTACCGCATCGACCACTACCTCGGCAAGGACACCGTTCAGAACATCCTGGTGTTCCGGTTCGCGAACACGCTGTTCGAGCCGCTGTGGAACGCGCAGTACATCGACCACGTGCAGATCACCGTGGCCGAAAAGGTGACGGTGGCGGGCCGCGGCGACTACTACGACGGCAGCGGGGTCATGCGCGACATGATCCAGAACCACCTGCTCCAGATCCTCACCATGGTGGCGATGGAGGACCCGAACCGGTACAGCGCGGAGAACCTGCGGAACGAGAAGATGAAGGTGCTCTCGACCGTGAAGGTGCGGTCCGAGGCCGAGGCCCCGAAGGTGATGGCGCTGGGCCAGTACGACGGGTACCTGAACGTGGACGGCGTGAAGCCGGACTCGAAGACCCCGACCTACGCCGCGATCAAGGTCGAGCTGGACAGCCGCCGCTGGTACGGCGTGCCGTTCTACCTCCGCAGCGGCAAGGGGCTGAAGGCGCGGTACAGCGAGGTGCTCATCCAGTTCAAGTGCCCGGCCCGCCTGATGTTCCCGCTCCCGCCGGGGCAGACGCTCCAGTGCAACCGGCTGCGGATGGTGATCCAGCCGAACGAGTCCATCTCGATCAACTTCCAGACCAAGGTGCCCGACGTGGACGGCGTGTCGCTGAAGCCGCACGACCTCACGTTCGACTACAAGAAGGCGTTCTCCGACCAGGCGCTGCCGGAGGCCTACGAGCGGCTGCTGCTCGACGCGATCCAGGGGGACGCCAGCCTGTTCATGCGGGCCGACGAGATCGAGCGGGCGTGGGAGATCATGGACCCGCTGATCGCGGCCGCCGAGCACGCCGCGGAGCAGCCCGAGAAGTACGCGGTCGGCTCGAACGGGCCGGGCGGCGCTGACAAGCTGCTCGACTGCTGGCAGCCCATCGGCTGA
- a CDS encoding YdjY domain-containing protein, whose translation MLKTTLGCAALAVLALAAALPARAQPPEQPKPEELPEYPLLDKANKLSPISPDKKAVFAEIAPDGKDKTKVVRSALACEVCLREGPLEQFLCKKGTKEHEAIVRVDVDAEFVHLAIIAAGGKTGTPTGFVDPKTEEAKYTPATGSRVNVSVYYKYKGKLHTHAAQEWIWDTKKKTPMAHHWVFAGSRFIKDPDNPNAKPYYGANTGDIFSISNFPYSTLEIPAQISKDEAQLTYEAKTDKIPPLGSKVWVLLEVVPEKK comes from the coding sequence ATGCTGAAAACGACCCTCGGTTGCGCCGCCCTCGCCGTCCTGGCACTCGCGGCCGCGCTTCCCGCCCGCGCGCAGCCCCCGGAGCAGCCCAAACCGGAAGAGCTTCCCGAGTACCCGCTGCTCGACAAGGCCAACAAGCTGAGCCCGATTTCACCAGATAAGAAGGCCGTTTTCGCCGAGATCGCCCCGGACGGCAAGGACAAGACGAAGGTCGTTCGGTCGGCGCTGGCGTGCGAGGTGTGCCTCCGCGAAGGGCCGCTCGAACAGTTCCTTTGCAAGAAAGGCACCAAGGAGCACGAGGCGATCGTGCGCGTGGACGTCGACGCCGAGTTCGTTCACCTGGCCATCATCGCGGCCGGCGGCAAGACCGGCACGCCGACCGGGTTCGTCGACCCGAAAACCGAGGAGGCCAAGTACACCCCCGCGACCGGCAGCCGCGTGAACGTGAGCGTCTACTACAAGTACAAAGGGAAGCTCCACACGCACGCGGCCCAGGAGTGGATCTGGGACACCAAGAAGAAGACCCCGATGGCGCACCACTGGGTGTTCGCGGGCAGCCGGTTCATCAAGGACCCGGACAACCCGAACGCCAAGCCCTATTACGGCGCCAACACCGGCGACATCTTCAGCATCTCCAACTTCCCGTACTCGACGCTCGAGATCCCCGCACAGATCAGCAAGGACGAGGCCCAGCTCACCTACGAAGCCAAGACCGACAAGATCCCCCCCCTCGGCTCGAAGGTGTGGGTGCTCCTCGAAGTCGTCCCCGAGAAGAAGTGA
- a CDS encoding response regulator — MPQPRILIIEDERGLTQTLTWYFNKEGYEVTVSGDGLEGLRKAQTALPDVVLLDLNLPGMNGLDVCRELRAGERTRDIPIIMITAKTDETDQVVGYSLGADDYVGKPFNNKILLHKVKALLRRAQGQSEPGDVTDYSGVKIDRVRHRVTFEEEALDLTPTEFRLLECLVRQPGRAFSRKQLMEAAIGDNSIVLERTIDVHIKTLRQKLTKAGGSADLIETVRSIGYRFREDKLDAK; from the coding sequence ATGCCGCAACCGCGAATCCTCATCATCGAAGACGAGCGCGGTTTGACCCAAACGCTGACGTGGTACTTCAACAAGGAAGGGTACGAGGTCACGGTGTCGGGGGACGGGCTGGAGGGGCTCCGCAAGGCCCAGACCGCGCTGCCCGACGTGGTGCTGCTGGACCTGAACCTGCCCGGGATGAACGGGCTGGACGTGTGCCGCGAGTTGCGCGCCGGCGAGCGCACCCGCGACATCCCGATCATCATGATCACCGCCAAGACTGATGAAACCGACCAGGTGGTAGGGTACTCGCTCGGGGCAGACGACTACGTCGGCAAGCCGTTCAACAACAAGATTCTGTTGCACAAGGTCAAAGCGCTGCTGCGCCGCGCCCAGGGCCAGAGCGAGCCGGGCGACGTGACCGACTACAGCGGGGTGAAGATCGACCGCGTGCGGCACCGGGTCACGTTCGAAGAAGAAGCGCTCGACCTGACCCCGACCGAGTTCCGGCTGCTAGAGTGCCTCGTGCGGCAACCGGGGCGCGCGTTCAGCCGCAAACAGCTCATGGAGGCGGCGATCGGCGACAACTCCATCGTTCTGGAACGGACCATCGACGTCCACATCAAGACGCTGCGTCAGAAGCTGACAAAAGCGGGCGGGTCGGCGGACCTGATCGAGACGGTGCGGAGCATCGGGTACCGGTTCCGCGAGGACAAGCTCGACGCGAAGTGA
- a CDS encoding DUF1559 domain-containing protein, which translates to MPRPSSVPSRPPRRGFTLIELLVVIAIIAILIGLLLPAVQKVREAAARMSCQNNLKQLGLSAHNYESAYGSFPYSKRTSRPQRSWAPDLLPNLEQANAVSGAYYNLNENWWRTIGEVAPNVGATIPNGTTAQTVFKVFNCPSTPVQPRLQSKTETPPEQNKVGSCTDYFAVEGVSSAIASEGVTLPGDLKGVLRPFGEGMTRITSIGDGTSNTVLFAECAGREDVYRGRTRTPAAADKANAACARARGGAWATNDNPFEIGQRTEWCSGANSIPGAMRINNSNEWGHLFYSFHSGGANAVFADGSVRFLKESAALSALVAISTRNGGEVLANE; encoded by the coding sequence ATGCCCCGCCCGTCGTCCGTTCCATCGCGGCCCCCGCGCCGCGGGTTTACGCTCATTGAGCTGTTGGTGGTGATCGCGATCATCGCGATCCTGATCGGCCTGCTGCTCCCGGCCGTTCAGAAGGTCCGCGAGGCCGCGGCGCGTATGAGTTGCCAGAACAACCTCAAGCAGCTCGGATTATCTGCCCACAACTACGAAAGCGCCTACGGCTCGTTTCCGTACTCCAAGCGCACCAGCCGGCCGCAACGGAGCTGGGCGCCGGACCTGCTCCCGAACCTGGAACAGGCGAACGCGGTGTCGGGCGCGTACTACAACCTGAACGAGAACTGGTGGCGGACGATCGGCGAGGTCGCGCCGAACGTCGGCGCCACGATCCCGAACGGGACCACCGCGCAGACCGTGTTTAAGGTGTTCAACTGCCCGTCCACGCCGGTCCAGCCGCGGCTCCAGAGCAAAACCGAAACGCCGCCCGAGCAGAACAAAGTCGGCTCCTGCACCGACTACTTCGCGGTCGAGGGCGTGAGCAGCGCGATCGCCTCGGAAGGGGTCACGCTCCCCGGCGATCTGAAGGGCGTTTTGCGGCCGTTCGGTGAGGGCATGACGCGGATCACCTCGATCGGCGACGGCACCTCGAACACGGTCCTGTTCGCCGAGTGCGCCGGCCGCGAGGACGTTTACCGAGGGCGCACCCGCACCCCGGCTGCGGCAGATAAGGCGAACGCGGCTTGCGCCCGGGCCCGCGGCGGCGCGTGGGCCACCAACGACAACCCGTTCGAGATCGGCCAGCGGACCGAGTGGTGCAGCGGCGCGAACTCGATCCCCGGGGCGATGAGGATCAACAACTCGAACGAGTGGGGGCACCTGTTCTACAGCTTCCACAGCGGCGGCGCGAACGCGGTGTTCGCCGACGGCAGCGTCCGGTTCCTCAAAGAGAGTGCGGCGCTTTCCGCCCTCGTGGCGATCTCCACCCGCAACGGCGGTGAGGTACTTGCCAACGAGTGA
- a CDS encoding MBL fold metallo-hydrolase, producing MVQRKYLFPGVIELNLQAAQSFGVNLYLIDGGTEWALIDVGQNETLDDVIDLIRKLDFPLSKCKMLIATHADADHVQALASARLRLKAKTGAHPAAAQALEAGDPVQTYASIPAQGFEIDGGMPACKIDVKLEEGDEIKVGKLTLKVWSTPGHTPGQLSFQMGNLLFSGDNIYKDGCVGAIDAHHGSHLPSFITSLTRLRDADAEFLLPSHGPMFRKDPAILQGAIDRLTKYQHMADFGTCTVSWPLEDEWKRDILTGKMPAL from the coding sequence ATGGTCCAGCGGAAGTACCTCTTTCCCGGTGTGATCGAGCTGAACCTGCAAGCGGCGCAGTCGTTCGGCGTCAACCTGTACCTCATCGACGGCGGCACCGAGTGGGCGCTGATCGACGTTGGCCAGAACGAGACGCTGGACGACGTGATCGACCTGATTCGGAAGCTCGATTTCCCGCTCTCGAAGTGCAAGATGCTGATCGCCACGCACGCGGACGCGGACCACGTCCAGGCGCTCGCGTCGGCGCGCCTCCGGCTCAAGGCGAAGACCGGCGCGCACCCGGCCGCGGCCCAGGCACTCGAAGCGGGCGACCCGGTTCAGACCTACGCCAGCATCCCCGCCCAGGGCTTCGAGATCGACGGCGGGATGCCCGCGTGCAAGATCGACGTGAAGCTCGAAGAGGGTGACGAGATCAAGGTCGGGAAGCTCACACTCAAGGTGTGGAGCACCCCGGGCCACACGCCCGGCCAGCTCAGCTTCCAGATGGGCAACCTGCTGTTCAGCGGGGACAACATCTACAAGGACGGGTGCGTCGGCGCGATCGACGCGCACCACGGCTCGCACCTGCCGAGTTTCATCACGTCGCTCACGCGCCTGCGTGACGCCGACGCCGAGTTCCTGCTCCCGAGCCACGGGCCGATGTTCCGGAAGGATCCGGCGATCCTGCAAGGCGCCATCGACCGGCTGACGAAGTACCAGCACATGGCCGATTTCGGCACCTGCACGGTGTCGTGGCCGCTCGAGGACGAGTGGAAGCGCGACATCCTCACGGGCAAGATGCCGGCCCTGTGA
- a CDS encoding DUF1851 domain-containing protein, whose translation MAVAEDSVPWRMNRYGDLFLISSDGAVSMLDVGTGTLTTVASNATSFDAQLTDEEIADQWLMGSLVESAVAAGLMIGRGECYGFKRPPVLGGDYTVENTFVLPVSEHLAFLGELHKQLRDMPDGSSVELKIRREGD comes from the coding sequence GTGGCTGTTGCCGAAGATAGTGTTCCCTGGCGGATGAACCGTTACGGCGATCTGTTCCTGATCTCGTCGGACGGCGCGGTGTCCATGCTCGATGTGGGCACCGGCACGCTGACCACGGTCGCCAGCAACGCGACCAGTTTCGACGCTCAGTTGACTGACGAAGAGATTGCCGATCAGTGGCTGATGGGTTCACTCGTCGAAAGTGCGGTTGCGGCTGGGCTGATGATTGGCCGTGGCGAGTGCTACGGATTTAAACGGCCGCCGGTGCTGGGCGGTGACTACACGGTCGAGAACACGTTCGTGCTGCCCGTCAGCGAGCACCTTGCGTTCTTGGGCGAGTTACACAAACAGTTACGAGACATGCCGGACGGCAGTTCTGTGGAGCTGAAGATAAGACGTGAGGGCGACTGA